The window CGCGGCGAGTTCGAGGAGCGTGTCCAGAAGATCCTCAAGGAGATCACCGAGGAGAAGGACAGCCTGATCCTGTTCATCGACGAGATGCACACCATCGTCGGCGCCGGCCAGGGCGGTGGCGAAGGTGGTCTCGACATCGCCAACACCTTCAAGCCGGCGCTGGCGCGGGGCGAGCTGAACCTGATCGGCGCGACGACGCTCAACGAGTACCAGAAATACATCGAGAAGGACGCAGCGCTCGAGCGACGGTTCCAGCCGGTTTATGTGGACGAGCCCACGGTCGCACAGACGATCATGATTCTCCGCGGGCTGCGCGACACGCTCGAAAGCCACCACAAGGTGACGATCACCGACGAAGCGATCATCGCCGCCGCGGAGCTTTCGGATCGCTATATCACCGGTCGCTTCATGCCCGACAAGGCGATCGACCTGATCGACCAGGCCGCGGCGCGGGTGAAGATCTCGGCCACTGCGCGGCCCGTGGACGTGCAGGAGCTCGAAGCCGAGGTCGCGCAGATCAAGCGCGAACAGGACTATGCCGCAGCCCGCAAGCAATTCGACCGAGCAGCGGAACTGAAGAAGGAACTCGAGCAGAAGCAGAAGGAGCTTGACGAGCTTCTGGAGATCTGGAAGCGCGACCAGGCTTCGGCGACCGCCGAGGTGCGCGCCGATCATGTCGCGCAGATCGTCTCCAAGATCACCGGTGTTCCGGTCACGGAGCTGACCGCCGAGGAGAAGGACAAGCTCCTGAAGCTCGAGGAGAAGCTGCACGAGCGCGTCATTGGCCAGGAAGAAGCGATCCGCGCCGTGGCCGATGCGGTGCGCCTGGCGCGTGCGGGTCTGCGCGAAGGTTCCGGTCCGACCGCGACCTTCCTGTTCCTCGGGCCGACCGGGGTTGGCAAGACGGAACTGGCCAAGACGCTCGCCGAGGTAATCTTCGGCGATCAGGACGCGATGATCCGTATCGACATGTCGGAGTATGGCGAGCGCCACTCGGTTGCCCGGTTGGTTGGCGCACCTCCGGGCTACGTCGGATACGACGAAGGCGGGCAGCTGACGGAGAAGGTGCGCCGTCGGCCCTACTCGGTCGTGCTCCTCGACGAGATCGAAAAGGCGCATCCCGATGTCTACAACATCCTGCTTCAGGTTTTCGACGATGGCCGCCTGACAGATGGCAAGGGCCGCGTGGTGGACTTCACTAACACCATCATCATCGCCACCTCGAACCTCGGTTCGGACATCATCCAGCGCAACCTCACGAAACGCGGCAGCAGTGAGTTCGACGAGGCCAAGCAGAAATCCGAACTGATGGAGGTGTTGCGCGGCCATTTCCGGCCAGAGTTCATCAACCGGATCGACGAGATCATCGTCTTTCATTCGCTGAATCAGTCGGAGATTCGCCAGATCGTCGAGTTGCAGCTCAACCGGGTGAAGAGGACCGCCCTCGGCCAGGGCGTCGAACTCGAATTCGATGTGAGCGTGGTGGATCACTTCGGCGCGGTCGGCTTCCGCCCCGAATTCGGCGCCCGCGAGCTGCGCCGGCTGATCCGGTCGGAGTTGGAGACCGAGTTGGCCCGCGAGATGCTCTCCGGGCGGATCGAGGATGGTGACAAGGTCCGCGTCGCCTGGTCGGAAGACGAACAGAGGGTCGTGTTCGAAAAGATCGTAAAGGACACCGGTGACGACAGCCCGGACGATCAGGCCAAGGCCGGGATCGAGGAGCTTAGCGAAGTTGCCGAAAACAAGACGGACGTTCCAAAGCCCAGCGTTGAGGATGAGGTGCAGTCCAAGGACGACAAGTCCGCCGAGTGACAGCGCAAAAGACTGGCCCGGCGCGATATCGGTCGCGCCGGACCATCTCTTCGGAGAGTTATAGGAAGGTCCACGGCATGAACGTCATTAGATCATTTCGCAATCTCGACCGGCACGGCCAACAGCGCGCGCCTGAGGTCATCGAGGAAGAAGTGCGGCAACTTGAACCGCACCTTGCGCGCTTTCGCGAGGATCTGGTCCGGCTCGAAGTCGTTGCCTCGCAGACGAGGGGCAAGAAGCGCATCAAAGTTAGCCTGCGCCTGCAACTGCCGTCGGGCGTGATCGCGGCGCGGGAAGAGGGATTCGAGATCGAGCCTGTCCTGCGCAAGGCCTTTGCCGACCTGCGCCACCAGGTCGATCGGCATGTGGCGCGCCTCAAGCACGAGCCTGAATACAAGCGTCCCGCCCGCCGGCGCCGGATCGGCGCCCCGCTGCCGCCCGCGCGGGATGCGGCGGAAGCGGACCGGCGCCAACTCTTCTTCGACCTGATCGAGGATCATCTCGATACGGTCTACGATA of the Brevundimonas pondensis genome contains:
- a CDS encoding ATP-dependent Clp protease ATP-binding subunit, producing the protein MANGACDICGRPATARVRASVNGRVQNMELCDQHYSEMARRSGRSASPLESLFGRRSLLDEFFGESGFGSLFGDSPLRGGTLGSMGDGDDAVVDATFGEGAPRRGSRRGGGRTIADRLSEQGNKLLQDAAQKAGEFGRSEVDTEHLLLALTPSDVVKTILEQFKVDVDDLRRQIEKEAKRGDAKTEGEIGVSPRLKDALNRAFIASNELGHSYVGPEHLLIGLAEEGEGLAAAMLRKLGLTPQALRQQVTKVVGKGAEEGRVETPSNTPDLDQFSRDLTKLARDGKLDPVIGRAREIETTIEVLARRKKNNPVLIGEPGVGKTAIVEGLAQRIVAGEVPEALRDKRLVELNINSMVAGSKYRGEFEERVQKILKEITEEKDSLILFIDEMHTIVGAGQGGGEGGLDIANTFKPALARGELNLIGATTLNEYQKYIEKDAALERRFQPVYVDEPTVAQTIMILRGLRDTLESHHKVTITDEAIIAAAELSDRYITGRFMPDKAIDLIDQAAARVKISATARPVDVQELEAEVAQIKREQDYAAARKQFDRAAELKKELEQKQKELDELLEIWKRDQASATAEVRADHVAQIVSKITGVPVTELTAEEKDKLLKLEEKLHERVIGQEEAIRAVADAVRLARAGLREGSGPTATFLFLGPTGVGKTELAKTLAEVIFGDQDAMIRIDMSEYGERHSVARLVGAPPGYVGYDEGGQLTEKVRRRPYSVVLLDEIEKAHPDVYNILLQVFDDGRLTDGKGRVVDFTNTIIIATSNLGSDIIQRNLTKRGSSEFDEAKQKSELMEVLRGHFRPEFINRIDEIIVFHSLNQSEIRQIVELQLNRVKRTALGQGVELEFDVSVVDHFGAVGFRPEFGARELRRLIRSELETELAREMLSGRIEDGDKVRVAWSEDEQRVVFEKIVKDTGDDSPDDQAKAGIEELSEVAENKTDVPKPSVEDEVQSKDDKSAE